In one Microbacterium invictum genomic region, the following are encoded:
- a CDS encoding DUF3180 domain-containing protein — MRRTRPLVLVVVAVLGVAIGFVIDQALTSAGRATFTPAVSLPILLVLLAVVIVALAVPIRRATRGAAAPVDPFRALRIAVLAKASSLVGAIVTGIAGGLALFLLTRPVPPSLGSLGAVIATALCAVLLVVAGLVAEQFCTIRKDDDDEQPGGSDPGLQPGAH; from the coding sequence GTGAGGCGGACGCGCCCGCTCGTCCTCGTCGTCGTCGCGGTCCTCGGCGTGGCGATCGGTTTCGTGATCGACCAGGCGCTCACCTCGGCGGGGCGCGCGACCTTCACTCCCGCCGTCTCGCTCCCGATCCTCCTGGTGCTGCTGGCGGTGGTGATCGTGGCCCTCGCCGTGCCGATCCGCCGCGCGACGCGGGGAGCGGCCGCCCCGGTGGATCCGTTCCGGGCGCTGCGCATCGCGGTTCTGGCGAAGGCGTCGAGCCTCGTCGGAGCCATCGTCACGGGAATCGCCGGAGGGCTCGCCCTCTTCCTCCTCACCCGGCCGGTGCCGCCCTCGCTAGGCTCGTTGGGGGCCGTCATCGCGACGGCCCTGTGCGCAGTGCTGCTGGTGGTCGCGGGCCTGGTCGCCGAGCAGTTCTGCACGATCCGGAAGGATGACGATGACGAACAGCCCGGAGGCTCCGACCCCGGACTCCAGCCCGGCGCCCACTGA
- a CDS encoding PH domain-containing protein, with translation MTTTAAPTRSPLSDGEWHRLHPLTPLLRGGLTLVIIAGILIANFRDRLIQGVVPIFVPEVDPGDFETGDPLDFIFERGLLLVALGAVIVVVIVLVGVFYLSWRFHTLRITGDDVEVRSGVLFRTQRRAPLDRVQGVNLTRPMIARLMGMAKLEVVGAGTDGNVKLEYLSTANAEAVRADILRLASGRRLAEARQAAATSGRGVSAAASTLAAGLTEMIEGAEDPADEPDSVVNIPVGRLIASHLLDGSLLFFVVLVAAIIVASVLGTPWLLLTAIPALLGFGAYWVRTITRSLRYSIAPTSSGVRITFGLFTTVTETLPPGRIHALEISQPILWRPAGWWAITVNRLSGRGLEAAGSDQFATVLPVGTRADVERVLGLLLPHLPREEWPLVFQHGVLGPEAGDPYVTTPRRAAWLRPTSWRRNGAFATRDALFLRRGFVWRKLAIFPLARMQSVAIAQGPVDRALRVANVQVHTVIGRVSGSLGIIDRDDAVSLFERTEAAAIVAASTDRSHRWAGEEPVDLAARETDAAPTMAEPAPADPAEAERRTEVSP, from the coding sequence GTGACCACGACGGCCGCGCCGACCCGATCGCCGCTCAGCGACGGCGAGTGGCACCGCCTGCATCCGCTCACCCCGCTCCTGCGGGGCGGGCTGACCCTTGTCATCATCGCCGGCATCCTCATCGCCAACTTCCGCGACCGGCTCATCCAGGGGGTCGTGCCGATCTTCGTGCCCGAGGTCGATCCCGGCGACTTCGAGACCGGTGATCCGCTCGACTTCATCTTCGAACGCGGGCTCCTCCTCGTCGCCCTCGGCGCGGTGATCGTCGTCGTCATCGTTCTCGTCGGCGTCTTCTACCTGTCGTGGCGGTTCCACACCCTCCGGATCACCGGCGACGACGTCGAGGTGCGCAGCGGCGTGCTGTTCCGCACCCAGCGCCGCGCCCCGCTCGACCGGGTGCAGGGAGTCAACCTCACCCGGCCGATGATCGCCCGGCTCATGGGGATGGCGAAGCTCGAGGTCGTCGGAGCCGGAACCGACGGCAACGTCAAGCTCGAGTACCTCTCCACGGCCAACGCCGAGGCGGTGCGCGCCGACATCCTGCGCCTGGCGTCGGGCCGGCGCCTCGCCGAGGCCCGTCAGGCGGCGGCGACGTCGGGCCGCGGTGTGTCGGCGGCCGCGTCGACCCTCGCCGCCGGACTCACCGAGATGATCGAGGGGGCCGAAGACCCCGCCGACGAGCCGGACTCGGTCGTGAACATCCCCGTCGGCCGCCTCATCGCCTCGCACCTCCTCGACGGCTCGCTGCTGTTCTTCGTGGTGCTCGTCGCGGCCATCATCGTCGCCTCGGTGCTCGGCACGCCCTGGCTGCTCCTGACCGCCATCCCCGCGCTTCTCGGTTTCGGCGCCTACTGGGTCCGCACGATCACCCGATCCCTCCGCTACTCGATCGCCCCCACCTCCAGCGGGGTGCGCATCACCTTCGGACTGTTCACCACCGTCACCGAGACGCTTCCGCCCGGTCGCATCCACGCCCTCGAGATCAGCCAGCCCATCCTGTGGCGCCCCGCGGGGTGGTGGGCCATCACGGTCAACCGACTGTCGGGGCGCGGCCTCGAGGCCGCCGGGTCGGATCAGTTCGCCACAGTCCTGCCGGTGGGCACCCGCGCCGACGTGGAGCGGGTGCTGGGACTGCTGCTGCCCCATCTTCCCCGCGAGGAGTGGCCGCTGGTCTTCCAGCACGGCGTGCTCGGGCCGGAGGCCGGCGACCCGTACGTGACGACCCCGCGCCGCGCGGCGTGGCTCCGGCCCACCAGTTGGCGGCGGAACGGCGCCTTCGCCACACGCGATGCGCTGTTCCTGCGCCGTGGATTCGTCTGGCGGAAGCTCGCGATCTTCCCGCTCGCGCGCATGCAGAGCGTCGCGATCGCCCAGGGACCGGTCGACCGGGCGCTGCGTGTGGCGAACGTGCAGGTGCACACGGTGATCGGTCGGGTGAGCGGGTCGCTCGGCATCATCGATCGGGATGACGCGGTGTCGCTGTTCGAGCGCACCGAGGCCGCCGCGATCGTGGCGGCCTCGACGGACCGCAGTCACCGCTGGGCGGGGGAGGAGCCCGTCGATCTCGCGGCGCGGGAGACGGATGCGGCGCCGACGATGGCCGAGCCCGCGCCCGCAGACCCCGCCGAGGCGGAGCGTCGCACGGAGGTGTCGCCGTGA
- a CDS encoding YciI family protein translates to MSNRYLVIHMTDPTGTDISRDDDQRMLEGWLAEGEQNGMLQSGAPTAPADEAKSVVVRDGRALITDGPFPEFTEWFAGYDVITAESIDDVAALMTKHPTAIAGRVYVLPLVKLPWDEN, encoded by the coding sequence ATGAGCAACAGGTATCTGGTCATCCACATGACCGACCCCACCGGCACCGACATCTCTCGGGACGACGACCAGCGCATGCTCGAGGGCTGGCTCGCCGAGGGCGAACAGAACGGGATGCTGCAAAGCGGCGCTCCCACGGCGCCGGCCGATGAGGCCAAGTCCGTGGTGGTCCGCGACGGGCGCGCCCTCATCACCGACGGGCCTTTCCCCGAGTTCACCGAGTGGTTCGCCGGGTACGACGTCATCACGGCGGAGTCGATCGACGATGTCGCGGCCCTCATGACCAAGCACCCGACCGCGATCGCCGGACGGGTGTACGTGCTGCCGCTGGTGAAGCTCCCCTGGGACGAGAACTGA
- a CDS encoding Rossmann-like and DUF2520 domain-containing protein, whose product MRRDGRLGVGIIGAGRVGPVVGAALRGAGHAIVGITAGSDRDRVDAVLPDVPVVDPVEVVAGSDLVVIAVPRAELPGLVAGLAAVDAWQPGQLVLHTDASYGIEVLQPATARGAIPLAIHPAIAFTGSSIDLRQLTHAYAAVTAPAPVLPIAQALAVELGCEPVEVAEDRRQAYAEAISIATEFSRSIIAQAAGLLTSAGVEDPGRYLSSLVHTTIDHALTRADSPAIDPPGP is encoded by the coding sequence GTGAGGCGCGACGGCCGCCTCGGCGTGGGCATCATCGGAGCGGGCCGGGTCGGACCCGTGGTGGGCGCCGCCCTGCGCGGCGCCGGGCACGCCATCGTCGGGATCACCGCCGGCTCCGATCGCGACCGCGTCGACGCGGTGCTGCCCGATGTGCCCGTGGTCGACCCGGTCGAGGTCGTCGCGGGGAGCGACCTCGTCGTGATCGCCGTTCCGCGCGCGGAACTCCCGGGCCTGGTAGCAGGCCTCGCCGCGGTGGACGCGTGGCAGCCCGGTCAGCTCGTGCTGCACACCGACGCCTCGTACGGGATCGAGGTGCTTCAGCCGGCGACGGCGCGCGGCGCCATCCCGCTGGCGATTCACCCCGCGATCGCCTTCACAGGGTCATCCATCGATCTGCGGCAGCTGACCCACGCCTACGCGGCGGTGACGGCGCCTGCGCCGGTGCTGCCCATCGCCCAGGCGCTCGCGGTCGAGCTTGGCTGCGAGCCCGTCGAGGTCGCCGAAGACCGGCGGCAGGCCTACGCCGAGGCCATCTCGATCGCGACGGAGTTCTCGCGGTCGATCATCGCGCAGGCAGCCGGGCTGCTCACCAGCGCCGGGGTGGAGGACCCGGGCCGGTATCTGTCGAGCCTCGTGCACACCACGATCGATCACGCCCTCACGCGCGCGGACTCCCCGGCGATCGATCCGCCCGGACCCTGA
- the folK gene encoding 2-amino-4-hydroxy-6-hydroxymethyldihydropteridine diphosphokinase, which produces MSRRLAEGLQTDDAPRRRDEAIAVVALGSNLGDRKATLEAALTDLARLPLVTHVRTASPIESVALTPEGRDAEAPAYLNSVALLTTRLAPTVLLGYLHAIEARHGRERAERWADRTLDLDLIAYGEVTSEGPVLILPHPRAAERDFVLGPWLQVDPDAVLPGVGRVADILSRLREPS; this is translated from the coding sequence ATGAGTCGCCGACTGGCTGAAGGACTGCAGACGGATGACGCGCCGCGCCGTCGCGACGAGGCGATCGCCGTGGTCGCGCTGGGGTCGAACCTCGGCGACCGGAAGGCGACCCTCGAGGCGGCCCTGACCGATCTCGCGCGCCTGCCCCTCGTGACGCACGTGAGGACAGCGTCGCCGATCGAGTCGGTCGCGCTGACGCCGGAGGGCCGCGACGCTGAGGCCCCTGCGTATCTCAACTCCGTGGCGCTTCTCACCACGCGCCTCGCGCCCACCGTGCTCCTCGGGTACCTGCACGCCATCGAGGCGCGGCACGGCCGCGAGCGGGCCGAGCGGTGGGCCGACCGCACGCTCGATCTCGACCTCATCGCGTACGGCGAGGTCACCAGCGAGGGGCCGGTGCTGATCCTCCCGCACCCTCGGGCCGCGGAGCGCGACTTCGTCCTCGGGCCGTGGCTGCAGGTCGACCCCGATGCGGTCCTCCCGGGGGTCGGCCGCGTCGCCGACATCCTCTCCCGACTGCGGGAGCCCTCGTGA
- the folE gene encoding GTP cyclohydrolase I → MAVDRERVAALVTEILSAIGEDPDRPGLKLTPQRVADAYAEFFAGVGEDPAEPLSHTISVSRGPAPDTLPSGAVMLRDIHFRSVCEHHLLLFRGKAHIAYLPGEQVVGLGALPKVVDVLASRPQVQERLGEQIADTIWDALDTRGVLVVLEATHGCVTFRGERQRDASTVTIAARGEFTDPAARTELMLLMGAPRE, encoded by the coding sequence GTGGCCGTTGATCGAGAGCGCGTCGCCGCGCTCGTGACCGAGATCCTCTCCGCGATCGGGGAGGATCCCGATCGTCCGGGGCTGAAGCTCACGCCGCAGCGCGTCGCCGACGCCTACGCGGAATTCTTCGCCGGTGTCGGGGAGGATCCCGCCGAGCCGCTCTCGCACACCATCTCGGTGAGCCGCGGCCCGGCGCCCGACACGCTGCCCTCGGGCGCGGTGATGCTCCGCGACATCCACTTCCGCTCCGTCTGCGAGCATCACCTCCTGCTCTTCCGCGGCAAGGCGCACATCGCGTACCTGCCGGGGGAGCAGGTCGTCGGTCTCGGCGCGCTGCCGAAGGTCGTCGACGTGCTCGCCTCGCGCCCGCAGGTGCAGGAGCGCCTCGGCGAGCAGATCGCCGACACCATCTGGGACGCACTGGACACCCGCGGTGTGCTGGTGGTCCTCGAGGCGACGCACGGGTGCGTCACCTTCCGGGGCGAACGCCAGCGGGATGCCTCGACGGTGACGATCGCCGCGCGCGGCGAATTCACCGACCCGGCCGCGCGCACCGAGCTCATGCTGCTCATGGGAGCGCCGCGCGAATGA
- a CDS encoding aldo/keto reductase, with the protein MTNITQPALSSGTFRIGGDLEVNRLGYGTMQLTGPGVWGPPKDHDEAIRVLRRAVELGVNFFDTAESYGPYVAEELLKEALHPYADDVVIATKSGLTRTAPNVWPPLGRPEFLRQGAEMSLRRLGLERIDLFQLHRIDPKVPLEDQVGELKALQDEGKIRHIGLSEVTIDEVKEAQKIAEIVTVQNLYNLQTRDAEDLLDWSEEQGIGFIPWFPLATGGLTGDDSPLTDIAARKGATPAQIALAWLLKRSPVMLPIPGTSSVAHLEDNMQGAVIELTDEEFAELSALRS; encoded by the coding sequence ATGACGAACATCACGCAGCCTGCACTGTCATCCGGCACCTTCCGCATCGGCGGCGACCTCGAGGTCAACCGCCTCGGCTACGGAACGATGCAGCTCACCGGGCCCGGGGTCTGGGGCCCGCCGAAGGATCACGACGAGGCCATCCGCGTTCTGCGGCGGGCGGTCGAGCTCGGTGTGAACTTCTTCGACACCGCTGAGTCGTACGGCCCCTACGTCGCCGAAGAGCTGCTGAAGGAGGCGCTGCACCCCTATGCCGACGACGTCGTCATCGCGACGAAGTCCGGCCTGACCCGCACCGCCCCGAACGTCTGGCCGCCGCTCGGGCGCCCCGAGTTCCTGCGTCAGGGCGCCGAGATGAGCCTTCGCCGCCTCGGCCTCGAGCGCATCGACCTCTTCCAGCTGCACCGGATCGACCCGAAGGTGCCGCTCGAAGATCAGGTCGGCGAGCTGAAGGCGCTGCAGGACGAGGGCAAGATCCGCCACATCGGCCTGTCGGAGGTAACGATCGACGAGGTGAAGGAAGCGCAGAAGATCGCCGAGATCGTCACCGTCCAGAACCTCTACAACCTGCAGACCCGCGACGCCGAAGACCTGCTCGACTGGTCTGAGGAGCAGGGCATCGGCTTCATCCCGTGGTTCCCGCTCGCGACGGGCGGTCTCACCGGCGATGACTCTCCGCTTACCGACATCGCGGCGCGGAAGGGCGCGACCCCCGCGCAGATCGCTCTCGCGTGGCTGCTCAAGCGCTCTCCCGTGATGCTGCCGATTCCGGGCACGTCGAGCGTCGCCCACCTCGAGGACAACATGCAGGGGGCGGTCATCGAGCTGACCGACGAGGAGTTCGCCGAGCTGTCCGCGCTTCGCAGCTGA
- the panC gene encoding pantoate--beta-alanine ligase: MIRTPEALRSRLAEARRDAPAARVALVSTIGSLHDGHIDLIDTARERADIVVVSTFVNPLRFRTTADFEAYPRTPDADRLLLESLGVDVVFEPGTADLLPTGAATTKISAGDLGLRYEGRFRPFYFDGLLTVEAKLFQLVEPDVAVYGLRDRQRIFLVERMIRDLFFEIDVATVETVRGDDGLPVSTRASLLEDRDRQAAGKLTVALDAAASNADRGVDACIAAAQSALMGEPRINLEYLTVVDPATFLPVDEGHRGRALALIAATVAGHRFIDNTEISLQ; encoded by the coding sequence ATGATCCGCACCCCCGAGGCGCTGCGCAGCCGCCTGGCAGAGGCCCGTCGCGACGCCCCGGCGGCGAGAGTGGCGCTGGTTTCCACCATCGGCTCGCTGCACGACGGCCACATCGACCTCATCGACACCGCCCGTGAGCGCGCCGACATCGTCGTGGTGTCGACCTTCGTGAATCCCCTCCGCTTCCGCACGACGGCTGACTTCGAGGCATATCCCCGCACGCCCGACGCCGACCGTCTGCTGCTGGAGTCCCTCGGCGTGGACGTGGTGTTCGAGCCGGGGACCGCCGATCTCCTCCCGACAGGAGCGGCGACCACGAAGATCAGCGCAGGAGACCTCGGCCTGCGGTACGAGGGCCGCTTCCGCCCCTTCTACTTCGACGGCCTCCTCACCGTGGAGGCGAAGCTGTTCCAGCTCGTCGAGCCCGATGTCGCCGTCTACGGACTCCGCGACCGGCAGCGGATCTTCCTGGTCGAGCGGATGATCCGCGACCTGTTCTTCGAGATCGACGTCGCGACGGTCGAGACCGTCCGCGGCGACGACGGGCTGCCCGTCTCGACTCGCGCATCCCTGCTCGAAGACCGCGATCGGCAGGCGGCCGGCAAGCTCACGGTCGCCCTCGATGCTGCGGCCTCGAACGCCGACCGCGGGGTCGACGCCTGCATCGCCGCGGCCCAGTCCGCCCTGATGGGCGAGCCCCGGATCAACCTGGAGTACCTCACCGTGGTGGACCCCGCGACCTTCCTCCCCGTCGACGAGGGGCACCGCGGGCGCGCGCTCGCGCTCATCGCCGCGACCGTCGCCGGCCACCGATTCATCGACAACACCGAGATCTCCCTGCAGTGA
- the folP gene encoding dihydropteroate synthase, with protein MTVVMGIVNVTPDSFSDGGRYLAQDAAIARGLALRAAGADIVDIGGESTRPGAERVAPSVEEERVLPVIRALAAEGATVSIDTMNASTAVAAVEAGAAIVNDVSGGLADPGMLTAVAGSGAEVVLGHWRGPSSDMYARAEYGDVVREVVTELAARLEAAAVAGIAPSRVILDPGIGFGKRGDQNWSVLRGLPRILGIGPRVLVGTSRKRFLAEVLVAGGTPTGALDEATEDRRDLATAVTSALAAREGVWGVRVHDVRATRDALRVAEAWEGERRWTATRSR; from the coding sequence ATGACGGTCGTGATGGGCATCGTCAACGTCACGCCCGACTCCTTCAGCGACGGCGGGCGCTACCTCGCGCAGGATGCCGCGATCGCCCGCGGGCTCGCCCTCCGTGCCGCCGGGGCCGACATCGTCGACATCGGCGGCGAGTCGACCCGTCCCGGTGCCGAGCGGGTCGCACCGTCGGTCGAGGAGGAGCGCGTGCTCCCCGTGATCCGGGCGCTCGCCGCCGAAGGGGCGACGGTCAGCATCGACACGATGAACGCCTCGACAGCCGTCGCCGCCGTCGAGGCGGGGGCCGCGATCGTCAACGACGTCTCGGGCGGCCTCGCCGACCCCGGGATGCTCACAGCCGTCGCCGGGTCGGGCGCCGAGGTCGTCCTCGGCCACTGGCGTGGACCCTCGAGCGACATGTACGCCCGCGCCGAGTACGGCGACGTCGTCCGCGAGGTCGTCACCGAGCTCGCGGCGCGTCTGGAGGCGGCGGCGGTCGCCGGCATCGCGCCATCCCGCGTCATCCTCGATCCGGGCATCGGGTTCGGAAAGCGCGGCGACCAGAACTGGTCGGTGCTGCGAGGACTCCCGCGCATCCTCGGCATCGGCCCCCGCGTGCTCGTCGGAACCAGCCGTAAGCGGTTCCTCGCCGAGGTGCTCGTCGCCGGCGGCACCCCGACCGGGGCGCTCGACGAGGCGACCGAAGATCGGCGCGATCTCGCCACCGCGGTCACGAGCGCGCTCGCCGCGCGCGAGGGGGTGTGGGGCGTCCGTGTGCACGACGTCCGCGCCACACGCGACGCGCTCCGCGTCGCCGAGGCGTGGGAGGGAGAGCGTCGGTGGACGGCGACACGATCGCGCTGA
- a CDS encoding PH domain-containing protein encodes MTNSPEAPTPDSSPAPTEQASAAPAAPAAPLDADEVRHADHDPAVFTAGAFDRIVEPRSEARLPLGDGTWYQLAKAYVRVQLITTGLFLLLVLVGGLVAVFAFDFRWLVIPAAILLVILAAVLAVTPRQARSYGYQLRRDDLVFRRGILWQRIVAVPYGRMQLVDITHGPLDRGFGIAQLKIVTAAAVTGVTLPGLTQQAAEQLRDTLIEVAETRRTGL; translated from the coding sequence ATGACGAACAGCCCGGAGGCTCCGACCCCGGACTCCAGCCCGGCGCCCACTGAGCAGGCGTCGGCGGCGCCTGCCGCGCCTGCCGCTCCGCTGGACGCGGACGAGGTCCGGCACGCCGATCACGACCCGGCCGTCTTCACCGCCGGCGCGTTCGATCGCATCGTCGAGCCGCGCTCCGAGGCGCGGCTCCCGCTCGGCGACGGCACCTGGTACCAGCTGGCCAAGGCCTATGTGCGCGTACAGCTGATCACGACCGGCCTGTTCTTGCTGCTGGTGCTCGTCGGGGGTCTCGTGGCGGTCTTCGCGTTCGACTTCCGGTGGCTGGTGATCCCGGCCGCCATCCTGCTCGTCATCCTCGCCGCGGTCCTCGCGGTCACCCCGCGCCAGGCCCGCTCGTACGGCTATCAGCTCCGCCGCGACGACCTGGTGTTCCGCCGCGGCATCCTCTGGCAGCGCATCGTGGCCGTCCCCTACGGGCGCATGCAACTGGTCGACATCACCCATGGCCCCCTCGACCGCGGCTTCGGGATCGCGCAGCTGAAGATCGTCACCGCGGCCGCCGTGACCGGCGTCACCCTGCCGGGCCTCACCCAGCAGGCGGCGGAGCAGCTGCGCGACACCCTCATCGAGGTCGCCGAGACCCGTCGGACGGGACTGTGA
- the folB gene encoding dihydroneopterin aldolase, whose translation MDGDTIALTGLRVFGYHGVYDDERQDGQDFVVDLDLTLDTRPAAASDDVADTVHYGEVAEEVAAIVAGDPVNLLETLADRIGRAVLARPRVSAVRVTVHKPQAPIPLTFADVSVTITRRRTDTEGHADESPTG comes from the coding sequence GTGGACGGCGACACGATCGCGCTGACGGGTCTGCGGGTCTTCGGCTACCACGGCGTCTACGACGACGAGCGGCAGGACGGCCAGGACTTCGTCGTCGACCTCGACCTGACACTCGACACCCGACCCGCGGCGGCCAGCGACGACGTCGCCGACACCGTGCACTACGGCGAGGTCGCCGAGGAGGTCGCCGCGATCGTCGCTGGCGACCCGGTGAACCTGCTCGAGACGCTCGCCGACCGCATCGGCCGTGCGGTGCTCGCGCGGCCGCGCGTCTCCGCCGTCCGCGTCACCGTCCACAAACCGCAGGCGCCGATTCCGCTGACCTTCGCCGACGTCTCGGTGACGATCACACGGCGGCGGACCGACACAGAAGGGCATGCCGATGAGTCGCCGACTGGCTGA
- a CDS encoding RNA polymerase sigma factor, which yields MPPGQDADVALAEVHRAEWGRIVAGLARRFGDLDLAEEVTAEAFAVAVERWATDGVPPNPGAWITTTAHRRAIDRLRREARRDDKHREAVLLADDSPAEPVGAVADDRLRLLFACCHPLLGLETRVALTLRVVVGLTVEQIARLFLVPPTTIAQRITRGKAKIGAARVPFRVPERDDLPERTAAVIAVLSLMYTQAYAGTGDAPDRLRRDLLDEALRLARELHALLPGDVDVAGLLALLLASAARVPARVAADGTLVTLAEQDRGAWDRDLIAEADALLGERRRRGRAGGIRLGRHELLAAIHLVHAHAPDAGSTDWAQIVALYEMLERVDPSPIVGVNHAIAVAEADSPEAGLVVLARRADDLAGHYAFHAVRAHLLAACGDAPGAHRAYDRAIALAPSPGMAELLTARRDAGAPLAPR from the coding sequence ATGCCCCCGGGACAGGACGCCGACGTCGCGCTCGCCGAGGTCCACCGCGCGGAATGGGGGCGGATCGTGGCGGGGCTCGCGCGCCGGTTCGGCGACCTCGACCTTGCGGAGGAGGTCACGGCCGAGGCGTTCGCCGTCGCCGTCGAACGATGGGCCACCGACGGCGTGCCCCCGAACCCGGGCGCCTGGATCACGACGACGGCGCATCGGAGGGCCATCGACCGCCTTCGGCGCGAGGCCCGGCGTGACGACAAGCACCGCGAGGCCGTGCTGCTCGCCGACGACTCCCCCGCTGAACCGGTGGGCGCGGTCGCGGACGACCGCCTGCGGCTGCTCTTCGCATGCTGTCATCCGCTCCTGGGCCTCGAGACCCGGGTGGCGCTCACGCTCCGGGTCGTCGTCGGGCTCACCGTCGAACAGATCGCCCGCCTGTTCCTCGTGCCGCCGACCACGATCGCGCAGCGCATCACGCGGGGGAAGGCGAAGATCGGGGCGGCGCGCGTCCCGTTCCGTGTGCCCGAGCGGGACGACCTCCCCGAGCGCACCGCCGCCGTGATCGCGGTGCTGTCGCTGATGTACACCCAGGCCTACGCTGGGACCGGAGACGCCCCCGACCGACTGCGCCGCGACCTCCTCGACGAAGCACTCCGGCTCGCGCGCGAACTCCACGCGCTTCTCCCGGGCGACGTCGACGTCGCCGGACTCCTCGCCCTCCTCCTCGCCTCGGCCGCGCGCGTGCCCGCCCGCGTCGCCGCCGACGGCACGCTCGTCACTCTCGCCGAGCAGGACCGCGGCGCGTGGGACCGCGACCTGATCGCGGAGGCCGACGCGCTCCTGGGCGAGCGGCGGCGAAGGGGCCGCGCCGGCGGCATCCGTCTCGGACGCCACGAGCTGCTCGCCGCCATCCATCTCGTCCACGCGCACGCCCCCGATGCCGGGAGCACCGACTGGGCGCAGATCGTCGCGCTCTACGAGATGCTCGAACGGGTCGACCCGAGTCCGATCGTGGGCGTGAACCACGCGATCGCCGTCGCTGAGGCGGACTCGCCCGAGGCGGGCCTGGTCGTCCTCGCCCGGCGCGCGGACGACCTCGCCGGGCACTACGCCTTCCACGCCGTCCGCGCGCACCTGCTCGCCGCCTGCGGCGACGCCCCCGGGGCGCACCGTGCGTACGATCGGGCGATCGCGCTCGCGCCGTCCCCGGGGATGGCGGAGCTGCTCACCGCACGCCGCGACGCGGGCGCGCCCCTCGCCCCGAGATGA